The proteins below are encoded in one region of Taeniopygia guttata chromosome 15, bTaeGut7.mat, whole genome shotgun sequence:
- the GP1BB gene encoding platelet glycoprotein Ib beta chain has protein sequence MRSYPSSNPGWKTMKIPSPVARDQNLLSFNSVFFRALGSPVEDTDYPTSEAHPQNKTTKDLGCGVSPRVRGVWSAPHPFSSGKCLQVKMNSGILLSLLGFLPLVTSLCPVPCKCTTNITDCSLKNLTVENLPSAFHPSVEIIHLASNRLTSIPNGLFDNLRSLQVVYLQGNPWECTCDILYLRSWLQWQQNRSQYRDVRCSSPEHLQGRIIAYLTEDEIVSTCQHWYCSLALLSQFSLFILLFLQGILVILIIVYLQKFRRMIAEARSTTRELD, from the coding sequence ATGCGTTCATATCCCTCCTCAAATCCAGGTTGGAAGACCATGAAAATTCCTTCACCTGTAGCAAGAGACCAGAATTTGCTCTCTTTTaactctgtttttttcagagctCTTGGGTCTCCAGTGGAGGACACAGATTATCCAACTTCAGAAGCTCATCCTcagaacaaaacaacaaaagaccTTGGCTGTGGTGTCAGTCCTAGAGTGCGTGGTGTCTGGTCTGCACCTCATCCATTTTCATCAGGGAAGTGTTTGCAGGTGAAAATGAACAGTGGAATTCTCTTGTCCCTCCTTGGCTTCCTCCCACTCGTGACATCCTTATGCCCTGTGCCATGCAAGTGCACCACCAACATTACTGACTGCTCATTGAAAAACCTGACTGTAGAAAACCTGCCCTCTGCATTCCATCCTTCAGTTGAAATCATCCACCTGGCTTCGAACAGGCTCACCTCTATTCCCAATGGGCTCTTTGACAACCTGAGGAGCCTCCAGGTAGTCTACCTGCAGGGCAACCCTTGGGAATGCACCTGTGACATCCTCTACTTGCGCTCCTGGCTCCAGTGGCAGCAGAACCGGAGCCAGTACAGGGATGTGAGGTGCAGCTCCCCGGAGCACCTGCAGGGCCGGATCATCGCCTACCTGACAGAAGATGAGATTGTCTCCACATGCCAGCACTGGTACTGCAGCCTGGCTCTCCTCTCTCAGTTCTCTCTCTtcatcctccttttcctccaggGTATCTTGGTTATCCTCATCATTGTCTACCTGCAGAAATTTCGGAGAATGATCGCTGAAGCCCGGAGCACCACCCGAGAACTAGATTAG